One Megasphaera vaginalis (ex Bordigoni et al. 2020) genomic region harbors:
- a CDS encoding head maturation protease, ClpP-related has product MKHKFWRWVTNVAHDAFGSERTLYLDGQISDETWWGDEVTPKAFKDELNAGSGDITLWINSPGGDCFAAAQIYNMLMDYPGNVTVKIDGLAASAASVIAMAGTKVCMSPVAILMIHNPATMAYGDKAEMEKTIGMLSEVKESIINAYEIKSGLARTKIAHMMDDETWLNARKAVELGFADEILFDQEDGEQQPEAMLYSPVTVTNSFVQKLKPKKPLQKVPAANLEKRLALLIH; this is encoded by the coding sequence ATGAAACATAAATTTTGGAGATGGGTGACAAATGTTGCCCACGATGCCTTTGGCAGCGAACGGACGCTGTACCTGGACGGACAGATTTCGGACGAGACCTGGTGGGGCGATGAAGTGACCCCGAAGGCGTTCAAGGATGAACTGAACGCGGGTAGCGGCGATATCACCCTCTGGATCAACAGCCCGGGCGGTGACTGTTTTGCCGCTGCCCAGATTTATAACATGCTCATGGATTATCCTGGGAACGTCACCGTCAAGATTGACGGCCTGGCGGCTTCAGCGGCTTCCGTCATCGCCATGGCCGGAACGAAGGTCTGCATGTCGCCGGTGGCCATCCTGATGATCCACAATCCGGCGACCATGGCTTACGGGGACAAGGCTGAGATGGAAAAGACCATCGGCATGCTGAGCGAGGTCAAGGAAAGCATCATCAATGCCTATGAAATCAAGAGCGGCCTGGCCCGCACGAAGATTGCTCATATGATGGATGACGAGACCTGGCTCAATGCCCGCAAAGCCGTGGAACTGGGCTTTGCCGATGAAATCCTGTTTGACCAGGAAGACGGGGAACAGCAGCCGGAAGCCATGCTGTACAGTCCGGTCACGGTGACGAATTCCTTTGTACAGAAACTGAAACCCAAGAAACCCTTGCAGAAAGTGCCAGCCGCAAATCTCGAAAAGCGGCTGGCATTGCTCATTCATTGA
- a CDS encoding phage tail tape measure protein encodes MANNVIDAVIRLRDLFTPTVRSVNASLGTMKTQMASAKQSVSGLSDKLTEHERIQKRTAKSIEQTGGKISGLSDKFALLSAPILAAATAGFKLNSDFTNGLAKVSTLVDTTVVSMDKIKEEIRSVSDETGAGVADLSESVYQAISAGVDAGHAVGFVRDMTIAAKAGFTDTTTAVNGVTTVLNAYGKSAEEATAVTDQMLLAQNFGKTSFGEMAQSMGNVIPIAAQLNVSTQELFGSIAVLTKNGIRTSEAITGLKAAYSNILKPSSEAAKLASSLGLEFNAAHLQSVGWVKFLDEVKRATGGDAEQMAQLFGSVEGLNSILVLTGKGAGDFDKVMDQMAQSAGMTREAYEKMLTPSEQMQIAMNQLKNAGMDLAVSFTPYFKAMSLRVKELAAWFRSLTPEQKALIGQIAFGIVTFQIFGSTLGRVLTIGGRAFGTFSSIAAGISKAGSVSKYLAAQFKGLITVARGIAIVAKGMGSTFLTVGRLMVTVIRAVGAAAMANPILIVIAAVIAGLYLLWSNWDTVLQYIEQAIQAVSDAVDAGMQWIASAWDGAMNGISETASSIWESIKDTFRSGVNWVIDQVNGLIASINGLSIDIPSLTGGALTHVGFNIEPISHFAGGVENFGGGFAVINEDRRGELVHLPNGSTVVPHDESIRQAMNAGSHSITIRIDTMNVRSEQDIDAVAGKLVEKIRLYGMNRMKGATI; translated from the coding sequence TTGGCCAATAACGTCATCGATGCTGTTATCCGTTTGCGGGATTTGTTCACACCGACGGTGCGGAGCGTCAATGCCAGCCTGGGAACCATGAAGACCCAGATGGCGTCGGCAAAACAATCGGTCAGCGGCTTGTCAGATAAGCTGACAGAACATGAACGGATACAGAAACGGACGGCGAAAAGCATCGAACAGACGGGTGGCAAGATTTCTGGCTTGTCAGATAAATTCGCATTGCTGTCTGCGCCTATTTTAGCGGCTGCCACGGCGGGCTTTAAACTGAACAGTGATTTTACCAATGGCCTGGCTAAAGTGTCTACCCTGGTAGATACGACGGTGGTGTCCATGGACAAGATTAAAGAGGAAATCCGAAGCGTCAGTGATGAAACTGGAGCAGGTGTGGCTGACCTTTCGGAATCTGTTTACCAGGCCATTTCTGCGGGGGTCGATGCTGGCCATGCCGTAGGCTTCGTCAGAGATATGACCATCGCCGCCAAGGCCGGGTTCACAGATACGACGACTGCCGTAAACGGTGTCACGACCGTCCTCAATGCCTATGGGAAATCGGCAGAAGAAGCCACGGCGGTGACGGACCAGATGCTCCTGGCACAGAACTTCGGCAAGACATCCTTTGGCGAGATGGCCCAGTCCATGGGCAACGTCATCCCCATTGCGGCACAGCTCAATGTCAGCACCCAGGAACTGTTCGGTTCCATTGCTGTCCTGACCAAGAACGGCATCCGGACCAGCGAGGCCATTACAGGACTCAAGGCGGCCTACAGCAACATCCTGAAGCCTTCTTCTGAAGCGGCGAAACTGGCATCTTCTCTGGGTCTGGAATTCAATGCAGCCCATTTGCAGAGCGTAGGATGGGTGAAGTTTCTGGATGAAGTGAAGCGGGCTACAGGCGGCGATGCCGAACAGATGGCCCAGCTCTTTGGTTCCGTAGAAGGATTGAACAGCATCCTGGTCCTGACGGGCAAGGGCGCCGGGGATTTCGACAAGGTCATGGACCAGATGGCCCAGTCTGCCGGCATGACGCGGGAAGCCTATGAAAAGATGTTGACGCCGTCTGAACAGATGCAGATTGCCATGAACCAGCTGAAGAACGCCGGGATGGATCTCGCCGTTTCTTTTACGCCGTACTTTAAAGCAATGTCCCTGCGGGTGAAGGAACTGGCGGCCTGGTTCCGGTCACTGACGCCGGAGCAGAAAGCCCTCATCGGGCAGATTGCTTTCGGTATTGTGACCTTCCAGATATTCGGCTCTACCCTGGGCCGGGTGCTGACGATAGGCGGACGGGCCTTCGGGACGTTTAGCTCCATCGCTGCGGGCATCAGCAAGGCCGGGAGCGTATCGAAGTATCTGGCTGCCCAGTTCAAGGGCCTCATCACTGTGGCAAGAGGCATCGCCATCGTTGCCAAAGGCATGGGCAGTACGTTCCTGACAGTGGGCAGGCTGATGGTTACGGTCATCCGGGCAGTTGGCGCAGCAGCGATGGCCAATCCAATCCTGATTGTCATCGCTGCCGTCATCGCAGGGCTGTATCTCCTCTGGAGCAACTGGGATACGGTTTTGCAGTATATCGAACAGGCCATCCAGGCGGTGTCGGATGCCGTGGATGCCGGGATGCAATGGATTGCTTCGGCCTGGGACGGGGCCATGAACGGCATCAGCGAGACGGCTTCCAGCATCTGGGAAAGCATCAAGGATACTTTCCGGAGCGGCGTGAACTGGGTCATTGACCAGGTTAACGGACTCATTGCCAGTATCAACGGCCTGTCCATCGACATCCCGTCTCTGACGGGCGGGGCGCTGACTCATGTGGGATTCAATATTGAACCCATCAGCCACTTTGCCGGAGGCGTCGAGAACTTTGGCGGCGGCTTTGCGGTCATCAACGAAGACCGCCGGGGCGAGCTGGTCCACCTGCCAAACGGTAGTACCGTGGTCCCGCATGATGAAAGCATTCGGCAGGCCATGAACGCAGGCAGCCACTCTATTACCATCCGCATCGATACGATGAACGTCCGCAGCGAGCAGGACATCGATGCTGTAGCCGGCAAGCTGGTAGAAAAAATCCGGCTGTACGGCATGAACCGCATGAAAGGAGCGACCATCTGA
- a CDS encoding phage major capsid protein: MDTILALREKRKNLWDAAKAFLDTARDENGMVSAEDAARYDKMEADVVNLGKEIDRLERQQQLDAQLAQPTSSPITEQPGARDQVPEKKGRASMAYQKAFWDSIRHKNFIDVQNALSVGTDADGGYLVPDEFEHQLIDKLQEENFFRSLATVIHTSGDRKIPVVTGHGEASWMEENGLYPDSQDTFGQQSIGAYKLGTAIRVSEELLNDSVFDLESYIAGEFARRIGTKEEEAFLIGDGRNKPTGVFPSAELGVTANGASITFDDVIDLYHSLRIPYRRKAVWLLNDATIKALRKIKDNNGNYIWQPSVTAGTPDTILNRPCYSTSFAPELAAGNRPMLFGDFSYYWIADREYRSFKRLNELYAANGQIGFLASQRVDGMLMLKESVKALEMKAKG, encoded by the coding sequence ATGGATACGATTTTAGCACTGCGCGAGAAGCGCAAGAACCTCTGGGATGCGGCGAAAGCCTTCCTGGATACGGCCCGCGATGAGAACGGCATGGTATCGGCAGAGGACGCGGCCCGGTACGACAAGATGGAAGCGGATGTAGTGAACCTGGGCAAGGAAATCGACCGCCTGGAACGCCAGCAGCAGCTCGATGCCCAGCTGGCCCAGCCGACATCTTCTCCCATCACGGAACAGCCCGGTGCCAGGGACCAGGTGCCGGAAAAGAAAGGCCGTGCATCCATGGCTTACCAGAAAGCCTTCTGGGACAGCATCCGCCATAAGAACTTCATCGATGTACAGAACGCCCTGAGCGTGGGCACGGATGCCGATGGCGGCTACCTGGTGCCGGATGAATTCGAACATCAGCTCATCGACAAGCTTCAGGAAGAGAACTTCTTCCGCAGCCTGGCGACGGTCATCCATACCAGCGGCGACCGCAAGATTCCCGTCGTGACGGGACATGGCGAAGCATCCTGGATGGAAGAGAATGGCCTCTACCCGGATAGCCAGGATACCTTCGGCCAGCAGTCCATCGGGGCGTACAAGCTGGGGACGGCTATCCGTGTGTCGGAAGAACTCCTGAATGACAGCGTCTTCGACCTGGAAAGCTATATCGCCGGCGAATTCGCCCGCCGTATCGGCACGAAGGAAGAAGAAGCCTTCCTCATCGGCGATGGGAGGAACAAGCCGACCGGTGTATTTCCGTCTGCGGAATTGGGCGTGACGGCCAATGGCGCATCTATTACCTTTGATGATGTCATCGACCTGTATCATTCCCTGCGTATCCCGTACCGCCGCAAGGCCGTATGGCTTCTGAACGACGCTACAATCAAGGCCCTGCGCAAAATCAAAGACAACAACGGCAACTACATCTGGCAGCCGTCCGTCACGGCCGGGACACCGGATACCATCCTGAACCGTCCCTGCTACAGCACATCCTTTGCCCCGGAACTGGCGGCCGGCAACCGTCCCATGCTCTTCGGCGATTTCAGCTACTACTGGATTGCCGACCGGGAATACCGCTCCTTCAAGCGTCTCAACGAACTGTATGCCGCCAACGGCCAGATTGGCTTCCTCGCAAGCCAGCGCGTCGATGGCATGCTGATGCTGAAGGAATCGGTCAAGGCCCTAGAGATGAAGGCGAAGGGATAA
- a CDS encoding phage tail assembly chaperone: MNMVDRLLKADVVNKLAERPEKKVKMERLSKLFGFDFVITLRAIDPERYADIQKMAVDFTNGNADNVDIYQMQTQTLLAGIADPDFKNKELLEKFGATLPADIIRKLFLAGEIADLTAQITELNGYTTQEKADKAVKN, translated from the coding sequence ATGAATATGGTAGACCGACTGCTGAAAGCAGATGTAGTGAACAAGCTGGCCGAACGGCCTGAAAAGAAAGTGAAGATGGAACGGCTCTCGAAGCTGTTCGGGTTCGATTTCGTCATCACGCTCCGTGCCATCGACCCGGAACGGTATGCCGATATCCAGAAGATGGCTGTAGATTTCACTAATGGCAATGCCGATAATGTAGACATTTACCAGATGCAGACCCAGACACTCCTGGCGGGGATTGCCGACCCTGATTTCAAAAACAAGGAATTGCTGGAAAAATTCGGGGCAACCCTTCCGGCGGATATTATCCGTAAACTGTTTCTGGCAGGTGAGATTGCCGATCTTACGGCACAGATTACGGAACTCAACGGCTATACGACCCAGGAAAAGGCGGACAAAGCCGTAAAAAACTGA
- a CDS encoding phage tail terminator family protein: protein MIHDIDILQVIQQKLKERFPYPVYLQEVKEGFRPPAFFLKTMTVASPQSCKEVYRDTDMYITYIPQKQTASASIYEVLAAAEDLFRDGIAVQDRFFAVRSMNEELIGADNDGGRLTLTVQYYDSADETEAAERMKVLHQRYRGKETTKYENAIH from the coding sequence ATGATCCATGACATCGACATCCTGCAGGTCATACAGCAGAAGCTGAAGGAACGGTTCCCGTATCCCGTGTATCTGCAGGAAGTGAAGGAAGGGTTCCGTCCGCCAGCGTTTTTCCTGAAGACGATGACGGTGGCTTCGCCCCAGAGCTGCAAGGAAGTGTACCGGGATACGGATATGTACATCACCTATATACCGCAGAAGCAGACGGCCAGCGCATCCATCTATGAAGTGCTGGCTGCTGCAGAAGACCTGTTCCGTGACGGGATTGCCGTCCAGGACAGGTTTTTTGCTGTCCGCTCGATGAACGAGGAACTCATCGGTGCCGACAACGACGGCGGCCGGCTGACGCTGACCGTCCAGTACTATGATTCTGCCGATGAAACGGAAGCAGCCGAACGGATGAAAGTGCTGCATCAGCGGTATCGGGGAAAGGAGACAACGAAATATGAAAATGCCATCCATTAA
- a CDS encoding phage tail sheath subtilisin-like domain-containing protein gives MKMPSINVVFKEKGISAIERSERGIVLMILKEETLPSVTEVNLYTADDIPKELSDSNREQLELALRGYVNSPKKVIAEIISSEAEDYTDILKVIENKRFDYLVIPDIGTSHIDTIATWVKGMRTNKDKMIKAVLPDCTADTEGVINFVNKTIRTKSKTYTTAQYCSRIAGIIAGTPMTISCTYAPLSEVIGCDVWTKEEMDTMAGAGKLFFFFDGEKVKLARGINSLVTTVQDKGTSFQKIKLVDLMDMMHDDIRTTAQDHYLGKYANSYANRCLLVTAIQGYLDQLAQEGLLEQDQNTAYIDVESTKIWLESNGKYTKAELADMSDMDIKLANIGSNVFIAVKASLLDAMEDVTITINI, from the coding sequence ATGAAAATGCCATCCATTAATGTCGTGTTCAAGGAAAAAGGTATCAGTGCCATCGAGCGCAGTGAGCGCGGCATTGTCCTCATGATCCTGAAGGAAGAGACCCTGCCTTCGGTGACGGAAGTGAATCTGTATACGGCAGATGACATCCCCAAGGAACTGTCCGACAGCAACCGGGAGCAGCTGGAACTGGCGCTCCGGGGCTATGTGAACAGCCCGAAGAAGGTCATCGCCGAAATCATCAGCAGTGAAGCCGAGGACTATACGGATATCCTGAAGGTCATCGAGAACAAGCGCTTCGACTACCTGGTCATCCCGGACATCGGAACGTCGCACATCGATACCATCGCCACCTGGGTCAAAGGGATGCGTACCAATAAAGACAAGATGATCAAGGCCGTCCTGCCAGACTGTACGGCGGATACGGAAGGGGTCATCAACTTCGTCAACAAGACCATCCGCACGAAGAGCAAGACCTATACGACGGCCCAGTACTGCAGCCGCATTGCCGGCATCATCGCCGGGACGCCCATGACGATTTCCTGCACCTACGCGCCGCTGTCGGAAGTCATCGGCTGCGATGTGTGGACGAAAGAGGAAATGGACACCATGGCCGGAGCAGGGAAGCTGTTCTTCTTCTTTGACGGTGAAAAGGTGAAACTGGCCCGGGGCATCAACTCCCTGGTGACCACCGTCCAGGACAAGGGGACGAGCTTCCAGAAAATCAAGCTCGTGGACCTGATGGACATGATGCACGATGACATCCGCACGACGGCCCAGGACCATTACCTCGGGAAGTACGCCAACAGCTATGCGAACCGCTGCCTCCTGGTGACGGCCATCCAGGGATATCTTGACCAGCTGGCCCAGGAAGGGCTGCTGGAACAGGACCAGAACACAGCCTATATCGATGTGGAATCCACGAAGATATGGCTGGAATCCAACGGCAAATACACCAAGGCGGAACTGGCAGACATGTCCGATATGGACATAAAGCTGGCCAATATCGGCAGCAATGTGTTCATCGCCGTCAAGGCATCGCTGCTGGATGCCATGGAAGACGTGACGATTACCATCAATATCTGA
- a CDS encoding head-tail connector protein: protein MLVSLEEAREYLRIDEGDTSNDDVILSSLETAQALCLDLARCEEADAEENPVVFHEAILYAAAFLYEHREEADYSGLLKRLRWLLFGVRRSCF from the coding sequence ATGCTGGTCAGCCTGGAAGAAGCCAGGGAATATCTGCGGATTGATGAGGGTGATACGTCCAATGATGACGTCATCTTGTCTTCCCTGGAAACGGCCCAGGCCTTGTGCCTGGACCTGGCCCGCTGCGAGGAAGCGGATGCCGAAGAGAATCCCGTCGTGTTCCATGAAGCCATCCTATATGCCGCCGCCTTTTTGTACGAGCATCGGGAAGAAGCCGATTATTCCGGTCTGCTGAAGCGGCTGCGGTGGCTGCTGTTCGGGGTGCGGCGGAGCTGTTTTTGA
- a CDS encoding phage tail tube protein, translating to MNSMEAKRVMNGKYADLYIDGDLMAEATAFKAEVTLTKEEVKMLRHVGKGYKVTGYDCKGQLKLHKVSSYMVRKMNDNIKAGRQTVVTIVSVLDDKDAIGSERIVIKDATFDSLILADWEVDKMGEESYSFTFSDWDLLDLA from the coding sequence ATGAACAGTATGGAAGCCAAACGGGTCATGAACGGCAAGTATGCTGACCTGTATATCGACGGCGACCTCATGGCCGAAGCAACGGCGTTTAAGGCCGAGGTCACACTGACCAAGGAAGAAGTGAAGATGCTCCGCCATGTAGGCAAGGGCTACAAGGTCACAGGCTACGACTGCAAAGGCCAGCTGAAGCTGCATAAGGTGTCGAGCTACATGGTTCGGAAGATGAACGACAACATCAAGGCGGGCAGGCAGACTGTCGTGACCATCGTCTCTGTTCTGGATGACAAGGATGCCATCGGCAGCGAGCGCATCGTCATCAAGGACGCGACCTTTGACAGCCTGATCCTGGCTGACTGGGAAGTGGACAAGATGGGCGAAGAAAGCTACAGCTTCACCTTCTCGGACTGGGACCTCTTGGATTTAGCATAA
- a CDS encoding HK97 gp10 family phage protein, whose protein sequence is MSGSDFEVKGLDDLSEKLLSVIEEFPGTAEKGLVTIGNKLRKECVKNTPEGSTGKLKKGWKHKVEGYNGSELTYELVNRHPVHHLLNNGHVKKTPGGRTVGYYEGQHYTEKSVKAFEARELQLGLEKLAKKLLKKAGGT, encoded by the coding sequence ATGAGCGGAAGTGACTTTGAGGTCAAAGGATTGGATGACCTTTCGGAAAAACTGCTTTCTGTCATTGAAGAGTTTCCCGGCACTGCTGAAAAGGGCCTGGTGACGATTGGCAACAAGCTCAGGAAGGAGTGCGTGAAGAACACGCCGGAAGGCAGCACGGGCAAGCTGAAGAAAGGCTGGAAGCACAAGGTGGAAGGCTATAACGGCTCGGAGCTGACCTATGAACTGGTCAACCGGCACCCGGTCCATCACCTGCTCAATAACGGCCATGTCAAGAAAACGCCGGGCGGCAGGACCGTTGGCTATTATGAAGGCCAGCATTATACGGAGAAATCCGTCAAGGCCTTTGAAGCCCGGGAATTGCAGCTGGGCCTGGAGAAACTGGCGAAGAAGCTCCTGAAGAAAGCAGGCGGCACATGA
- a CDS encoding class I SAM-dependent methyltransferase — protein sequence MGRITIEKNTVQETLIIPLYARKLGNELFPHILLDPYADDVIRHLNYDFSTLNKKKGSFVWKFGALEGILRSKAILYEMQDYLSSHPDAAVVNMGCGLDQTPRLGDNGRMNLYNIDRKDIISIRNSLLPPIGREINIAADLNDDTWTQYIDVFQGVFLFAAGVFMYLREKEVHQLILRLKGAFPHGCLVFDTIGSFGIKVLMKRTLKTMGIHGIKGMFYCNNPLHDLRLDDDIKVSVRKYLTGYVDLKKEGISPLLRGMAYLFDWVFRMNICQITW from the coding sequence ATGGGCAGAATAACTATTGAAAAAAATACGGTGCAAGAAACATTAATCATTCCCCTCTATGCCAGGAAACTTGGCAATGAACTCTTCCCTCACATTCTCCTAGACCCTTATGCGGATGACGTAATCAGACATCTGAATTACGATTTTTCTACGCTTAATAAAAAGAAAGGTTCTTTTGTTTGGAAGTTTGGTGCCTTAGAAGGTATTCTTCGAAGCAAAGCTATTCTTTATGAGATGCAAGACTATCTATCTTCCCATCCAGATGCGGCTGTTGTGAATATGGGATGCGGATTAGATCAGACCCCTCGCTTAGGAGATAACGGAAGAATGAATCTATACAATATCGACAGGAAAGACATTATTTCCATACGAAATTCGCTTCTTCCCCCTATTGGCCGAGAAATCAATATCGCGGCTGATTTAAATGATGATACTTGGACTCAATACATTGATGTATTTCAAGGAGTTTTCCTGTTTGCAGCCGGAGTGTTTATGTATCTCAGAGAAAAAGAGGTACATCAACTTATTCTGAGGCTAAAGGGTGCCTTTCCCCACGGTTGCCTCGTATTTGATACTATCGGCAGCTTCGGTATAAAGGTACTGATGAAGAGAACATTGAAAACAATGGGAATACATGGCATAAAGGGAATGTTCTACTGCAATAACCCACTTCATGACCTAAGATTGGACGACGACATTAAGGTATCTGTACGAAAATACCTGACAGGCTATGTAGACCTGAAAAAGGAAGGCATCTCTCCACTTTTAAGGGGAATGGCGTATCTTTTCGATTGGGTGTTCAGAATGAACATCTGCCAAATTACCTGGTAA
- a CDS encoding phage head closure protein, whose product MKTGLLNKRIEILGKQAATDAYGFDTQTDVVVYRCWASIEPAWGKVFYEIERKADTEYSKITIRWRPGVTHDMKVKYQNHLYDIDTIVDPYMRHEALELYCTEEVRGTDNERK is encoded by the coding sequence ATGAAGACCGGGCTTTTGAACAAACGGATTGAAATCCTGGGGAAGCAGGCGGCAACGGATGCATACGGCTTCGACACCCAGACCGACGTCGTGGTGTACCGCTGCTGGGCATCCATCGAGCCTGCCTGGGGCAAAGTGTTCTATGAGATAGAACGCAAGGCGGACACGGAGTACAGCAAGATTACCATCCGCTGGCGACCGGGCGTTACTCACGACATGAAGGTGAAGTACCAGAATCACCTGTACGACATCGACACCATCGTGGACCCGTACATGCGCCACGAAGCCCTGGAACTGTACTGCACGGAAGAAGTGAGGGGGACGGACAATGAGCGGAAGTGA
- a CDS encoding phage portal protein, protein MHIPFLSSLFRTRDKPQNYYISTDFRYLFGPSTSGKMVNEFTAMQTTAVYACVRILAETLAALPLQLYRYTPGGKERVYDHPLYHLLHDEPNPEMTSFIFRETLMSHLLIWGNAYAQIIRDRLGRVQGLYPLRPDKMTVCRDDRGQIFYLYTKTGDENPNVKPYGQVVLQKEEVLHIPGLGFDGLVGYSPIAMARNAVGMTMACEEYGASFFANGASPSGVLEHPGVLKDPGRVRDSWNAVYRGTGNAHKVAVLEEGMKYQQIGIPPEEAQFLETRKFQLDEIARLYRIPPHMIGDLEKSSFNNIEQQSMEFVKYTLDPWVIRWEQAMQKALFLPEEKKQYFLKFNVNGLLRGDYESRMTGYSIGRQNGWLSANDIREMEDMNPVPDEEGGNLYLVNGSMTKLKDAGAFAQKGETNET, encoded by the coding sequence ATGCATATCCCATTTTTATCCAGCCTGTTCCGTACTCGGGACAAGCCTCAGAACTATTACATCAGCACGGATTTCCGTTATCTGTTCGGCCCTTCCACCAGCGGCAAGATGGTGAACGAGTTCACGGCCATGCAGACAACGGCGGTGTATGCCTGTGTCCGCATCCTGGCGGAAACCTTGGCAGCTCTGCCGCTACAGCTGTACCGTTACACGCCGGGCGGCAAGGAGCGGGTCTATGACCATCCGCTGTATCATCTGCTCCATGATGAGCCGAACCCGGAGATGACCTCGTTCATCTTCCGGGAAACGCTTATGAGCCATCTACTCATCTGGGGCAATGCCTACGCCCAGATCATCCGGGACCGCTTGGGACGGGTGCAGGGACTTTATCCGCTGCGTCCAGACAAGATGACCGTCTGCCGGGATGACCGGGGACAGATTTTCTATCTGTATACCAAGACGGGTGATGAGAATCCGAATGTCAAACCATACGGGCAGGTGGTCCTGCAGAAGGAAGAAGTGCTGCATATCCCCGGCCTTGGTTTTGACGGCCTGGTCGGCTATTCGCCTATTGCCATGGCCCGCAATGCCGTGGGCATGACCATGGCCTGCGAGGAATACGGTGCGTCTTTCTTTGCCAACGGGGCCAGTCCCAGCGGGGTACTGGAGCATCCAGGCGTTCTGAAGGACCCGGGCAGAGTCCGGGATTCCTGGAATGCTGTCTATCGGGGGACAGGCAACGCGCACAAGGTAGCCGTGCTGGAAGAAGGCATGAAGTACCAGCAGATCGGCATCCCGCCGGAAGAAGCACAGTTCCTGGAAACGCGGAAGTTCCAGCTCGATGAGATTGCCCGGCTCTACCGCATCCCGCCACACATGATTGGCGACCTGGAGAAAAGTTCCTTTAATAACATCGAGCAACAGTCCATGGAATTTGTGAAATACACTCTGGACCCATGGGTTATCCGCTGGGAGCAGGCCATGCAGAAAGCCCTGTTCCTGCCGGAAGAGAAAAAGCAGTATTTCCTGAAGTTCAACGTGAACGGCCTCTTGCGCGGCGACTACGAGAGCCGCATGACCGGGTACAGCATCGGTCGGCAGAACGGCTGGCTGTCCGCCAACGATATCCGGGAGATGGAAGACATGAACCCTGTGCCGGATGAGGAAGGCGGCAACCTGTACCTGGTGAACGGCAGCATGACCAAGCTCAAGGACGCCGGGGCCTTTGCCCAGAAGGGAGAAACGAATGAAACATAA